CTGAAGAATGATCCAGCAAGACGCGTGTTTTGTTTGGAATGCCCTGGAACGTCACCAGACAAATAACGGAAGGGTGTGCGTCAAGTTTTTGGGTGGTGAAAAAACAATGCGAAGGTTGAACGGCAATCCTATTTGATTTGTCGTCAAAACCTTCGCAAGGTTGAGTGTTCCAAAATTCTGACGGACACCCACAGCGGAAAACGTGTTTGCTTATATTAGCCAAGTGTGCTATTATACGGGCGGTAGAGACAAGTAAATATGGTCTATTTACGCCGCTTGCACCAGATGACCGGGCGGCGTTTTATTTTCTCTTGCTTTAATGCGTGTCATCCGCCAAAGACGTGGAGGCGGATAGCATACGATCTATTCACATGATATTGCCAGTCCACGTACTGGACATTATCCGACCAAAAGGAGATTCTCGAGTGGAATCAAAATTGTACGTAGGCAATCTGTCTTACAACGTAACCGAGGAACAGCTACGCGAGCTGTTCAGCCAAGCCGGCACGATCAAGGAAATCGCATTGATTATGGATCGCGATACCCAGCGTCCCAAAGGTTTTGGTTTTGTCGAAATGACCACCCAAGTCGAAGCCCAAAAAGCGATTGAACTCTTCAACGAGCACGAATTGGACGGTCGTCGCTTGACAGTCAACATGGCGCGTCCGAAGGAAGACCGCGGTGGTTCACGCGGCAACTACCGGAATCGCTACTAACCCAAACACCGGGCATTACGAATACACATCGGCAGAATTCCAAGTTCAACCGGCAGGTGTTCGCGTCATTGGCTCGCGTAGAGACGCCTGCAAACCATGCATCGCTGAGCATTCGTTTGTTCAGCGATGCTCACTTTAGTCCAGATTCTTTTCACCCCTCCGTGCATTCGAGCAACCTCAATTGGACTAGAAAACAATCCTATGATTCAGAATAAATGGCGTCGTGTCGGATTCATCCTTTTGCTGGCGAGTGTCGTAGCGGTGGCTGGCTATTTCTACTTTTTTCAGTCGCCGCCACCGACCACTATCGTCCCAATTAGTAAGCTGGGGCGAGATGTGCAATTGGGTACCG
The Chloroflexota bacterium genome window above contains:
- a CDS encoding RNA-binding protein — encoded protein: MILPVHVLDIIRPKGDSRVESKLYVGNLSYNVTEEQLRELFSQAGTIKEIALIMDRDTQRPKGFGFVEMTTQVEAQKAIELFNEHELDGRRLTVNMARPKEDRGGSRGNYRNRY